The DNA region CAGCTCCAGCTCCTCAAGCAATTTGGGAGCGCGCTCAGCGAGTCCAATAATCATTTCGACAAGACGATCGATGCCCTTCGCGCGCAGATGATCACGGATCTTGCCAAGCCGGTTCGAGGCCTGTCCCAGTTCGTCCGGCTCCAGATTGTTGACGGTCAAGGCTACCGCGGTCAGATGCTTGCAGAAGCCCCGATCGGCGAAGGCCTGACAAGTGCAAGCGCCGGAAAAGATCTCGCCTTGGCCGGTCAGCTCACAGCGATAGATTTCAGTACCTGCTACCCGCGCAACCACGCGGGCCTCGTCGATCGTGATGATCTCCACCCGCCGATCCGCCTGATAAGCGCTGCCGCGAGCAAAGGTCTTGTCACCAGCGACCTCGCGCAACGCCGCGAGATCGAATCGGTCGGTCCGTAGCATAGCCTCAATATCGGAGGCGGATCGCTTTCGGGCTTGCGCCATATGGACGGCCCATTGCTCTCGAGAGGTTCGATAGCCCGGACTATATCCGACTGCGCCGACCCCGACGAGATTCGAGGGTCTCAAGATCACAGGGATTGACGACAGTCCCCTGTTCCGTCATCTGCCGCTCTTGCTGTTCGCGGCCTCGCGCGCAAGGTTCAGCGCCTCGCCTGAAGCAGCGCCCGGATACCGCAGCCCTCCGCCCAGCGGCATAGGAGCCATACCCGGCGCGGCAACCCATGTGCTTGCGGGCCGCGTCGCCCTCGCCCTAATCTTTTGCCCAACGCGTCCACCGAGGCGCGGACAAGTCATAACGACAAGAGATAGGGAAGAGACGGGCCATGGCTCAGGAGAGCACCGCGCGCAAAGCTGCGCGCCCTGCCGAAAGTGGAACGTTCGACGCCGTCGTGATCGGTGCAGGGTTCGCCGGCATGTACATGCTGCATCGGCTGCGCGGGCTCGGCTTCACCGCGCGGGTCTATGAGGCCGGCGGCGGCGTCGGCGGCACCTGGTACTGGAATCGCTATCCCGGCGCGCGCTGCGACGTCGAGAGCCTGCAATACTCCTTCTCGTTCTCCGAGGAACTCGATCAGGACTGGAGCTGGTCGGAGAAATATTCTCCGCAGCCCGAAATTCTCGCCTACGCCAACCACGTCGCCGACCGCTTCGACCTGCGCAGCCAGATCGTGTTCGACACCCGCGTCACCGCGGCGACGTTCGACGAGAAGGCAGGCAGCTGGTTGATCGAAACCGATCGCGGCGACAAGGTCACCGCCAAATTCTGCATCATGGCGGTGGGCTGCCTGTCGGCGCCGAACCGACCCGCTTTCCCTGGGATGGCGGATTTCCGCGGACCAATCTATCACACCGGCGAATGGCCGCATGAGGGTGTCGACTTCACCGGCCTGCGCGTCGGCGTCATCGGAACCGGATCGTCCGCGATCCAGTCGATCCCGATCATCGCGCAGCAGGCGTCCGAGCTCACTGTGTTCCAGCGTACCGCGACCTGGTCGGTGCCGGCATGGAACGAGCGCCTGTCGGCGGAGTATCTGAAGGAAGCCAAGGCGCATTATCCGGAGCTGCGCGCGAAAGCACGTGCGCGCCCGACCGGCTTCTACTTTCAGTTCAACGCCCAGCCCGCCTTGCAGGCAAGCGAGCACGAACGCGAGCGGCTGTATGAGGAAGCCTGGCAGCGCGGCGGCCTGCCCTTCCTCGGCGCGTTCGGCGACCTCCTGTTCGAGAAGGCCGCCAACGACACCATCGCCGATTTCGCGCGCGAGAAGATCCGCGGCATCGTCAAGGATCCCGCCACTGCCGAGCTGCTGTGCCCTCGAAACGTGTTCGGCTGCAAGCGGCTCTGTGTCGATACCAACTATTTCGAGACCTACAATCTGCCGCACGTGAAGCTGGTCGACGTGTCGAAGACACCGATCGAGCGCTTTACCACCGAGGGCATCGTGGTCGACGGCACCGAATACAAGTTCGATGCGATCGTCTCCGCCACCGGCTTTGCCGCCATGACGGGCTCGTTCGACAAGATCGCGATCACCGGCCGCGGCGGGCAGACGCTCGCCGAAAAATGGCAGGCCGGCCCGCGCGCCTATCTTGGCCTCGCCTCGGAGGGATTTCCGAACCTGTTCATGATCACCGGGCCCGGCAGCCCGTCGGTGCTCGCGAGCATGATCCAGGCGATCGAGCAGCATGTCGACTGGCTGGCGGACTGCATCAGCCACATGCGCGACATCGGCGCAGGCACGATCGAGGCGGTCCGCGACGATGAGGACGCCTGGGTCGCCCATGTCAACGACGTCTCCACGGTATCGCTGCGCTCGACCTGCAGCTCCTGGTATGTCGGCGCCAACATCCCGGGCCGTCCCCGCGTGTTCATGCCCTATATCGGCGGCTTCCCGATCTATGTGCAGAAATGCAATGAGGTGATGAATTCGGGCTATGACGGCTTCGTGCTGCAGGGTGCGCCCAAGGCCAACACGCCGCCGCAGATCCGCTTCACCGAGCGCTGGCAGGTGCCGCTCGACATCGAGGTGATCTCGCCGGCCGCGGTCGCCGCCAAGCGCGTCCCCATGGTCTGAGCTTCCGCGGTATCCCCGCCGGGATTGCGCATGATAGTGTCGCGCCGGGTTCGCGTTTCGCATCGCGGGCCGCACGGGGGACGATGGCCGACACGGCATTGCAGGGATTGGTCGAGCGGATCGGCGCGGATCACGTCGTGCGCCGACTTGGAATCGAGGCCGCGCATGAGAAGCAACTGTTCGGCCAAGGCACACTCGTGTTCAACGTCGAGAACTGGAAGCTGGCGCCATGGGTCGTCGAAACTGCGCTCAAGCTGGCCGGCCTCCATGGCCGCGCGCGGCGCAACGCCGACCGGGTCGAGGTAAGGCGCAACCTGGTGACGTCGACGCGCCTGCCGGCGGCGTTCGACGGCTTCACCATCCTTCATCTCAGCGATCTCCACGCCGACATCAGCCAGGGAGCGATGCGGCATCTGGCTGACATCGTCCGCTATGTCGCTTGCGACATCTGCGTCCTCACCGGCGATTATCGCGGCAAGACGTTTGGCCCGTTCGAAACCAGTCTCGCGCTGATGAAGGATCTCTGCGCACTGATCAAGCTGCCGCTCTACGGCATCCTCGGCAACCACGACAGCATCCGCATGACGCCGGCGCTGGAAGCGATGGGCATCAGGATGCTGTTCAACGAGCAGGAGCCGATCACGCGCGATGGCGCGACGATCCATCTCGCCGGCATCGACGATGCGCATTTCTATCGCACCGACGACATTGCAAAATCTGCCGCGGCGATCCCGCGCGATGCGTTCTCGATCCTGCTCGCGCATACGCCGGAATCCTATCGCGAGGCGGCAGCGGCCGGCTTCGACCTGATGCTGAGCGGCCATACCCATGGCGGCCAGCTCTGCCTGCCCGGCGGCATCGCGATCAAGCTGGAGGCGCGGCTGCCGCGCCGGATGGGCAGAGGCGCCTGGCGGTTCGGTGAACTTGCCGGCTACACATCGGCCGGCGCCGGCACCAGCCTTGCGCCGGTGCGGCTGAACTGCCCGGCCGAGATCACGGTGCATACGCTGCGCCGGCTCGGCTGATACCCGCCCGTACGTCGCAGGCGCGCACGGCCAAAATATCGAAAACAACCCCATGCAAAGTAGCCGGCGGCTGCCCGGACTTTCGCAGGGAATGACGTGTGGCCGATCGCCATATGCGATCGCCCTGCCGTAAGGATGGGGAGAGGGAGTAGCAGAGGTCTCAATTGCCCTTCTTCGCGCTCGCGCTCTGCTCGTTCACCGTGCAGGTGATCAACAGGGTGTAGCCGCGCGCATCCTTGGCGATATCGGACGTCTCCTTCTTGGTCCCGTCGCGCCATTCGGCGGTCCGGTACATCACCGCGCTGTTGTCAAGGAAGTCGCGCAGCGCGCCGGTCTTGATGGCGAAGTTGATGTTTTCCGGGATCGATCCCGTAGCCCGCGCCATCCTGACCGCGTCGAGCTTCGCGGCCACCACGCCGACCACGGCGCCGCCGAGATCGAACAGCGGCCCGCCGCTGTTGCCGGGCTGTACCGCGGCGCTGATCTGCAGATGACGCGTGTCGTTGAGGATGCCGCTCAGCGAAGAAACGATGCCCGTGGTCACGGTGAAATCGGATGTCAGCAGGCCATGATAGGGGTAGCCGATCGCCACGACTCCGTCGCCAACCCGAATCGAGTTCTGCCGGATGCTCGCGACATCCTTGAACGGGGACGGCGCCTGCAGCAGCGCGAGATCGTTGGTCTCGTCGTCGGACACTAACCGCAATTTGACAACCGCCGCACCGCTCAGATTGCCCGTGATCTCGCTGCAACCATCGACGACATGATGGTTGGTGACGACGTGACCGCTATCGCTGACGACGAAGCCGGTGCCGGTGCCTGATCTCGCCTGCTTCGCGGGCGGCGCGTTGGGTGCAGCAGCCTGTTGCGGCGGCGCGGCCGCAGGCTTTGTCGCGACCGCGAACTCGCCGGCGTTGGAGACGCCGTTCTTCTTCACCGAGACCACGCAGTTGAGCAGCGCCGGCAACAGCTGCGCGGTCTGATTGAGGTTGAACTGAAACAATTGCCCCTGCGCGAACGCCGTCATCTGGCGCGCCTTGCGGAACTGGTTGATCAGCGCCGAATTCACCGGCATCTCGACATTCACGAGCTTCTCGCCGAGCGGCATGCCGTAGACATTGAACGCAGGCTGGCCGTCGAAGGTCAGCGCAAGCGGAAAGGCTTCGCCCGGCGTCAAACGCCAACTGTCATGAGCCAAGCCCAGCCGCCAGCTGCCATTCGCGGCAACCGCCACCATGAAGAAGATGCCGCTCTGGTAGGTGCTCCCCGCCGAGCAATGCGTGAACGCACCGCTCTTGTCGTCGGTGAAGGCGCCGCCCTTCCAATTGCCGACCGTGATCGAGCCGTAGGGACCGCGGGCGCTCGATGGAGTTGCGGACGCAAACAGCCACGCGGCCACGACGGCCGCCCAGATCGCAACTCTCATGACATGCACTCCCCAGCCACAACCCCTTATAGGAGGCGGAGAAATTCATCCGCAAGTGGTGCGCGGCTTGGCCTTTGGTCCAGCGGCCACGCAATACCGCCGCGGATGAGGCGATCGCCACACCCTCAGGTTACAGATGACACGTTCCTATTTTGTTCCTGAAATGTCAACCCGGACATAGTCCAGCCGCCGCGCCAGGCGGACGCTATTGCGGCTCCCGAACCGAAGACTGCGCCGGCGGATTTGGATCGCTGAACCAGCAGCGGGATGCCAGCCCATGAACGCCGACACCGATCAGGAAAATGCCGGCATAGAGTTCGACCGCGTGGTTCAGCGCCAGCAGGCGGGCGCGCAACACGGCGCCGTGGCCCGGGTAAGCCCAAAACCAATGCCCCACCGCGGCGATGGCTCGGCCGGCTGCATTCATCATCCTCACGCGAAGGTCTCCCGACTCGCCCGGCACGACGAAAATACCGGGCGAAGCTGACGCGGACCTGACGCAGGACGGACGGGACCTGTAGCCCGGATGAAGCGAAGCGAAATCCGGGGCCTCGGTTGTCCCGGATTGCGCTTCGCTCCATCCGAGCTACGAAATGAGAAGCGTCGCCTGCCTCAGCCGTTCCTGAACGCGTAGGCGTAGCCGTTGAGCGCCGGCGCGCCGCCGAGATGGGCGTAGAGCACCTTCGACCCGGCCGGGAAGAAACCCTTCTGCACCAGATCGATCATGCCCTGCATCGATTTCCCCTCGTAGACAGGGTCGGTGATCATGCCCTCGAGCCGCGCACTGAGTCGGATCGCCTGCTTCGTCTCCTCCGACGGCACGCCGTAGGCGGGATAGGCGTAGTCCTCGATCAGCACGACATCATCCTCGACGATGTCGCGGCCGAGTTCGACCAACTTCGCGGTGTTCTGCGCGATCGACAGCACCTGTGCCTTGGTCTGCGCAGGCGTGAACGAACCATCGATGCCGATCACGTTGCGCGCGCGCCCGTCGGCGGCGAAGCCGACCAGCATGCCGGCATGGGTCGAGCCGGTCACCGTGCAGACGATGATGTAGTCGAACTTGACGCCGAGCTGACGCTCCTGCGCGCGCACCTCTTCGGCGAAGCCGACATAGCCGAGCCCACCATATTTGTGCACGGAAGCGCCGGCCGGGATCGCGTAGGGCTTGCCGCCCGCCGCCTTCACTTCCTCGATCGCCTGTTCCCAGCTCTGGCGGATGCCGATGTCAAAACCTTCGTCGACCAGGCGCACATCCGCGCCCATCACGCGCGAGAGCAGGATGTTGCCGACGCGGTCATAGACTGCGTCCTCATGCGGCACCCAGCTTTCCTGCACCAGCCGGCACTTCATGCCGATCTTGGCCGCGACCGCCGCTACCATGCGGGTGTGGTTGGATTGCACGCCGCCTATCGAGACCAGCGTGTCGGCGTTGGAGGCGATCGCGTCGGGGATGATATATTCGAGCTTGCGCAGCTTGTTGCCGCCGAAGGCGAGCCCGGAATTGCAATCCTCGCGCTTGGCATAGAGCTCCACCTTGCCGCCGAGATGCTTTGACAGCCGATCGAGCTTCTCGATGGCGGTCGGCCCGAAGGTGAGCGGGTAGCGTGCGAACTTCTCCAGCATACTGGCATCCTCTTTGGTGGTCTGGAACGGCGGCCAGAACTATCACTACAGCTGCGAAAGGTGCTCTCTAAGTCAGGCCACCCGATCGCCGAAGATTGCTGAATTTGCACTGGATGATATGTTTTCTCTCACATTACTGGCTAACAATGAGAGATTCTTCCATGTCCGCCCGACTCGATCGCATCGACGTCAAGATGTTGAGATTGCTGCAAAAGAACGGCCGGCTCAGCAACGCCGAGCTGGCCGACCAGGTCGGCGTCAGCCCCGCCACCTGCCATCGCCGGACCCAGGCGCTGTTCGACGAGGGCTTTCTCAGCGGCGTCCGCGCCATGGTCGCGCCGCGCAAGGTCGGCAAGGGCGCGCTGGTGATGGTCGGCGTCGTGCTCGACCGCTCGACGCCGGAGAGCTTTGCGAGCTTCGAGCAGGCGGTGGCGAAGCTGAAGTTCGTGCTCGACTGTCACCTCGTCGCCGGCGACTTCGATTATTTCCTCAAGATCCGCGTCGGCGACATGGAGGATTTCAACCGCATCCATGGCGACCAGCTGATCGCGCTGCCCGGTGTGCGGCAGACCCGCACCTTCTTCGTGATGAAGGAGGTGGTGGACAATGCGGAGCTGGAGTTCTGAGCTGCGGTTCCGCTCAGCACCTACTTCGAAGCTTTGGCGATCTTGTGCGCGAGGTGGCCGGTCTGATGATCTCTGCGGAGTTGGCTCAGCGAGGTCTCGTTCAACGCAGCCAGGACATCGCTCAGCTTCTCGGTTTCGGGATAACCCGCCGCGAAACTTGGCCCGTAAACCTTGCGCAAGGTGCGGAGCAGCGTGTTGCCGTGCTTGCCGCTGATTTCGCCATCCTTGTTGGGATGCCGGTGGTCGAGACCTGCCTTGCTCATGTTGCTCTCCCTTGTACCATTGGCTGGCAGCATCTGCCTGCGGAGATCAAATGGCAATTGAGGCCGCAAACGGCCGGGAACCCACCCAGCGCTCTCACCCATCCTTGGTCGAAGGCGAGTATTCGGTGGCTATTTGCGGCGAATTCGGTCAATGTAACCAACGTGCTCCTGCGGACTCCGGAGAGGCCTGACGCGGCTATCGAACAGCAAGCCGCGTCCATACGGGAAGCCACAGCTCCATTGCGTCACAGCACAGTCCTGCGTGAGAGCACCCCCAACTGCAGAGGTGGACAGATGTCATATGCCTACAAGCTGAATGAAGACGTTCACCACCGGGCCCAGGGGCCGCAAGGTCGCGCCGAGGCCGATGAGCCGGCGGTCTACACCATCATTCAACGCATGCCGATTGAGGCAGACGGGCGGCTTCGATACCGAATCAGGAGCAAGGCAGGCAATATCGAGCGCGTGGTGACGGAAGAGCAGCTGACGTACTCGCAATAGGCAATGCGCCGCCGGGGTTCTGAGCCAGACGCGATCCCCTACAGCTGCGGTGTCGGCCAGCCTGCCCGAGAGGAGTAGTCCTTTCATTCGACTTGATGGGCCGTGCAAATCGGCGCAGTCTCTTTCCGGACTCCCCACAGGGCTGCAGGGTCGCGCGCGTGGATGCGCGGGTCGATTCATCCGGGGATGACCGTCATGAACGTCACGGCGATGAGACTGGCCATACCGTTGCTGGCACTTGCGGCCGGCGGCACCGCTGCGTTCATCTTCGGCATCCACCAAACCCAGCAGATCCTGGGCGTAAACACGCGCTTGATGGCGACGGCGCCATCCGCGCCCACGCAAGACCAAGACAAGACTGCGCTGGCAAAGACGCAGACCGAGACCGCGGCGCTGGCCAACGCTTTGGCAGGACCGTCGCCAACACCGGGCGGCAACGCGGTGCCGGAGTTCGACGTCGTCAGCATCGAGCCGACCGGCGAGACCGTTGTCGCCGGCCGGGCGCTCCCTGGCGCGACGGTGGAATTGCTGCGCAATGGCGAGGTGCATGATCGCGCCGTGGCGGACAAGTCCGGCCAGTTCGTCATGGTGCCGCGCCCGCTTCCGCCGGGAAACTATGACCTCACCCTGCGCATCACGCATGACGGCAAGCAGGTGACCTCCAAGCAGAGCGTGGCAGTGGCGCTCGACGCTGCGGCCAGCGAGCGGCCGATGGTGGCGCTGATGGCGCCGGACAAGCCGATCCGCGTGCTGTCGCAACCTGCGGCGGCGACGCACGGGAAGGTGGCTGTCGAGGCCGTCGAGACCGAACCGGGCGGCAAGCTCCATGTCAGCGCTCAGGCAACTCCCGGCGCGAACGTCAGGCTCTATCTCAACGACAGTCTGATCACATCCGCGACTGCCGACGCAGCGGGGCACCTCTCGGTCACGATCAACAAGGGCGTAACGACCGGCGATTATCGGATCCGGCTTGACGACGTCGACCCCGGCTCCGGCAAGGTCCGCGCGCGTGCCGAAGTGCCGTTCAACGTTCCGGACACGACGACGACCGCATCGATCCCGGCGCCTGCGGCATCGTCCGGCCGTACGGATGGGACCACGCCGCAGGTTGCGGCGGCAACCACCGCCGCATTGAGCTCACCCTCCGCCGTGATCGTGCCGAAGATCACCACGACCACCGTGGCGCGCGGCGACAGCCTGTGGCGGATCAGCCAGCGCGCATTGGGTGCCGGCCAGCGCTACGCGGTGATCTATCGGGCCAACTCGCAGCAGATCCGTAATCCCAATTTGATCTATCCCGGCCAGGTCTTTGTGCTGCCGGCACGGTGAGGCCGGCATTCCGGCAACGCTCACTTGCCGGGGGATTTCAGGAAGGCGACGATCTTGGCGCGATCCTCCGCCGAGCGCACGCCGGTATACGGCTTCATGCCGTTGCCCGACACCACGGCTTCGGGATCCTCGATGAAGCGCAGCAGCGCGCTGTCATCCCAGACAATGTCGGATGATTTCATCGCCTCCGAGTAGGGAAAGTTCGCCACGGATCCGGCCTTGCGGCCGATGATGCCGTGCAGGTTCGGGCCGACACGATTGTCGCCCTCCTTGACGGTGTGGCAGGTGCGGCAAGAATTATTGAACGCCTGCTCGCCGGACACGCCCGCATTCTCGCCATGGGACGGCGACAAAAGCAGGGACATCAGGCCGCAAACGACGACGATGAATCCTGGCCGCATCGGTCTCTCCCTCGGCAATTGCGCTAAGCAAGACAGTTTGCAACATCCCGCCCCGGCCGCCATGCGGTCAACGCAGAGGCCACGCGAAGGGTCCTCATCTGGCAGGCCCCACATCTGGCGCAGGCATGCCCGCCACACTAGATGTGCTGCCATGCAGCACCCCGCCCTTGAGGATTTCGTCGCCGGCCACCAGCGCCTGTTTGTCCTGACCGGGGCCGGCTGCAGCACCAATTCCGGCATTCCCGACTATCGCGACAGCGACGGCAACTGGAAGCGGACGCGGCCGGTGACGATCCAGGCATTCCTGGGTGAGGCGGCGACGCGCCAGCGCTACTGGGCGCGCAGCATGGTCGGCTGGCGGCGGTTCGGCCGCGCGATGCCGAATGGTGCGCATCGCGCCCTGGCGAAGCTCGAACAACAAGGCCGCTGCGAGCTGCTGCTGACGCAAAATGTCGACCGCCTGCATCAGGCCGCGGGCAGCCAGCGCGTGATCGACCTGCACGGCCGGCTCGATGTGGTGCGCTGCCTCGGCTGCGGCGCGACGACGCCCCGCGAGCAGTTTCAGGGCGAGCTGGCGCGGCTGAATCCCGCCTGGCTCGCGCTCGATGCCGTCGATGCCCCTGACGGCGATGCCGATCTCGAGCAGGATTTTTCGTCGTTCGTGGTGCCGGCCTGCGAGGCCTGCGGCGGCGTGCTGAAACCCGACGTGGTGTTCTTCGGCGAGAACGTGCCGCGCGACACCGTTGCGTCGGCGCAGGCGCATCTCGAGCAGGCCGACGCTCTCCTGGTCGTCGGCTCCTCGCTGATGGTCTATTCCGGGTTTCGCTTCGTCCGGATGGCGGAGCAGCGCGGCTTGCCGATCGCCGCGGTCAATCTCGGCCGCACCCGCGCCGACGAGCTGCTCACGCTCAAGATCGAGGACCAGTGCGAGACGGCGCTGGCGTTTTTGCTATAGGCCAGCGCCGTTCGCCCGCGCTCTCACGCGCGATGGCGCTGCGACTTGGCCATCGGCATGTTGGCGTTCCAGTGCGTCCAGCTGACGCTGGCGAGGCTGCCGCGGTCCGTTGCCAACGGACGACGCGTGCGGCGCTCGTACTCGGCGATGCAGCGGCCTGATTCGCCGATCTTGCGCTGCAATTCGTCGATCGTCATCTGCGTCGCGCGGCCGCAATTGGCCTTGCCGAGCTGATCGACCTCGATCGCCTTCAATGCCGCGCGCAGCTTCTTCAGCTGCGCGCGCTGCCAGGCGATGTGACTGTTGCTGTCTGCTGTCATGTGGCCGCCACCATCTTTGATCGTTGCACGCCGTTGGGTACCTCGATGTCGACTTCGAGCATCGAAACGAACTTGCCCCGGTCCATCCGGACCACGACCTTGTCGGGATCGACATCGATATGCTTGGAGACCACACCCAGGATTTCCGAGCGGAGCATCTCCAGAAGGTCCGGCGTGCCGGTCCGGCCGCGCTCATGCGAAAGCAGGATCTGCAACCGCTCCCGCGCGACGGGCGCCGATGCAGAGCGGCCGCCGAACAGCCGCATTACGTTCATCATGCCGCCCTCCGTCGCAGCAGCCGGTCCATCAGCCCCTTGCGCTCGACCGGCACGGTCATCTCCACCGCTTCGCCCATCAGGCGCCGCACCGCGTCGGTATAGGCCCGCGCCGGCGCGCTGCTCGCAGCGTTCAGCGTGACCGGGCAGCCGACATTGGAGGCGCGCAACACGTCCTGGCTTTCCGGGACGATGCCGAGCAGCGGTGTGGCAAGGATTTCCAGGATATCGTCGATCGACAGCATCTCGCCGCGCGCGGCACGCGCGCTGTCGTAGCGGGTGACCAGCAGATGCTTCTCGACCCGCTCGCCACGCTCGGCGCGGGCGGTCTTGGAATCCAGCATGCCGATGATGCGGTCGGAATCGCGCACCGACGACACTTCCGGATTGGTGACGATGATCGCTTCGTCGGCGTAGCGCATCGCGAGCGTCGCGCCGCGTTCGATGCCGGCCGGGCTGTCGCACAGGATCCAGTCGAACTTGGTCTTGAGGTCGGCGATCACGCGCTTGACGCCCTCTTCGGTCAGCGCGTCCTTGTCGCGGGTCTGCGACGCCGGCAGCAGCCAGAGATTTTCCAGCCGCTTGTCGCGGATCAGCGCCTGCGGCAGCTTGGCGACGCCCTGCACCACATTGATGAGGTCGAACACGACCCGCCGCTCCGCGCCCATCACCAAATCGAGGTTACGCAGGCCGACGTCGAAATCGATGACGACGACGTTCTGGCCCATTTGCGCGAGCGCCGCGCCAAGCGCCGCGGTGGAGGTCGTCTTGCCGACCCCACCCTTCCCAGACGTCACGACCAATACCTTGGCCATTCTCTCTCTCCTTGTGGTCGATCAGTTCAAAGCTGTGATGCGCAGCATCTCGCCCTCGAGCCACGCCTGGGCGGGTCGGTTGCGCAAGCTGTCGGCGATTTCATCTGCGGTCTGGTAGTAGCCGTCGATGGCGAGCAGTTCGGCCTCGATCTTCTGGCAGAAGATCCGGGCCGCCGAATTGCCGTTGATGCCGGCCATCGCGCGGCCGCGCAGCGTGCCGTAGACATGGATCGAGCCGCCGGCGACGATCTCGGCGCCGGAGCCGACCGAGCCGAGCACGGTGACGTCGCCCTCGGCGAACACGATCGACTGGCCGGAACGCACCGGGCTTTCCAGCAGCAGCGACGGCAGCTTGGTCTTGTCCTTGTCTTTGTTCTTTTCCTGCGCCGGCGGCGTCTTCGGCTCGACATGGGTGATCGCGCAGGCGCGGCCGCCGGTCAGAAGCGGCGGCAGGTTGGCGCCGAGCTTGGATTCGTCGACGCCCTCGATGCCGAGAATGCGGATGTTGCGTTCAGCGAGGCTGCCGACCAGATGCGCGATCGCGGCCTGGCTGAGGTCGACCGCCGAAAGGTCGAGCACCACAGGCTTGCCGGCGAAGAAGCCCGGCGACTTTCCCAGCGTCGCGTCGATCTCGGCGAGCCAGGACACGACCGGCACGACGGGCGAGAAAACGAACGCAACATAGGAACGGCCGCGCATGCGGACCTGCTGACGTGCCACCTGTTGAGTTGCGTCCATCGCCTCTGACTCGGTTCTCTTGTCGAATGGTTAACAATCGGACCGCATGGTTAATCAAAGGTTAACGGAAGGAGGTGTTTTCACGGATTTGCGAGGACTGCTCCTCGGACAACCGCTGTTGGCTGCGACCTGTTGCCTGGACGCATGATTCTGGGACCGGCGGCGAGGATCAACGCCGCGACGGCGATCGCTCGGCCTGCACCGATGCATCGAACACCGCGCGGCATGACGGGCTGAGCTGCTCGACCTGCGCCGCCATGCAATCCCTGATCCGGCCGCGATCCGGAATGTAGGCGCCGCACAGGCGGACCGCGTCACCCATGCAGGCTTGACGCTGCATGGATTCGTTCAGTCCGGACTGGGCCATGGCGGGCGCGATGGTTGCACCGAGAAGCACGAGGGCAAGACGAAGTTTCATGGATCACTCTCTCACTGGCAGGTTGAAGTGTTGGTCGAGGCTGGATGTCACGACAGCGGCTTGCGGCCGTTGCCGGCTGCGGGTTCGGCGTCGGCTTGCGACGGCGGAAGATGCAGAAGCGTTGCGATCGTCGTATCGAGCAGCTGCGTCCGCGCTGTCTCGGGATCGATCTCGGGCGCAAACCGGCCGAGCAGCATCGGAAAGGCCGGCGGCTGGTTGAGCGCCGCGTTGAGCAACGCAAAGAACAGCGCCGGATGGCTGCTGCGGATGATGCCCGCCGCGATGCCGGCCTCGAAGAGCTCGCGCGCGCTCTCATAGGCCGGACGCAGCAGCTTTTCGGTCACCATTGCGGAGCGCTCCG from Bradyrhizobium sp. B124 includes:
- a CDS encoding NAD(P)/FAD-dependent oxidoreductase, encoding MAQESTARKAARPAESGTFDAVVIGAGFAGMYMLHRLRGLGFTARVYEAGGGVGGTWYWNRYPGARCDVESLQYSFSFSEELDQDWSWSEKYSPQPEILAYANHVADRFDLRSQIVFDTRVTAATFDEKAGSWLIETDRGDKVTAKFCIMAVGCLSAPNRPAFPGMADFRGPIYHTGEWPHEGVDFTGLRVGVIGTGSSAIQSIPIIAQQASELTVFQRTATWSVPAWNERLSAEYLKEAKAHYPELRAKARARPTGFYFQFNAQPALQASEHERERLYEEAWQRGGLPFLGAFGDLLFEKAANDTIADFAREKIRGIVKDPATAELLCPRNVFGCKRLCVDTNYFETYNLPHVKLVDVSKTPIERFTTEGIVVDGTEYKFDAIVSATGFAAMTGSFDKIAITGRGGQTLAEKWQAGPRAYLGLASEGFPNLFMITGPGSPSVLASMIQAIEQHVDWLADCISHMRDIGAGTIEAVRDDEDAWVAHVNDVSTVSLRSTCSSWYVGANIPGRPRVFMPYIGGFPIYVQKCNEVMNSGYDGFVLQGAPKANTPPQIRFTERWQVPLDIEVISPAAVAAKRVPMV
- a CDS encoding metallophosphoesterase, with the translated sequence MADTALQGLVERIGADHVVRRLGIEAAHEKQLFGQGTLVFNVENWKLAPWVVETALKLAGLHGRARRNADRVEVRRNLVTSTRLPAAFDGFTILHLSDLHADISQGAMRHLADIVRYVACDICVLTGDYRGKTFGPFETSLALMKDLCALIKLPLYGILGNHDSIRMTPALEAMGIRMLFNEQEPITRDGATIHLAGIDDAHFYRTDDIAKSAAAIPRDAFSILLAHTPESYREAAAAGFDLMLSGHTHGGQLCLPGGIAIKLEARLPRRMGRGAWRFGELAGYTSAGAGTSLAPVRLNCPAEITVHTLRRLG
- a CDS encoding trypsin-like peptidase domain-containing protein, yielding MRVAIWAAVVAAWLFASATPSSARGPYGSITVGNWKGGAFTDDKSGAFTHCSAGSTYQSGIFFMVAVAANGSWRLGLAHDSWRLTPGEAFPLALTFDGQPAFNVYGMPLGEKLVNVEMPVNSALINQFRKARQMTAFAQGQLFQFNLNQTAQLLPALLNCVVSVKKNGVSNAGEFAVATKPAAAPPQQAAAPNAPPAKQARSGTGTGFVVSDSGHVVTNHHVVDGCSEITGNLSGAAVVKLRLVSDDETNDLALLQAPSPFKDVASIRQNSIRVGDGVVAIGYPYHGLLTSDFTVTTGIVSSLSGILNDTRHLQISAAVQPGNSGGPLFDLGGAVVGVVAAKLDAVRMARATGSIPENINFAIKTGALRDFLDNSAVMYRTAEWRDGTKKETSDIAKDARGYTLLITCTVNEQSASAKKGN
- a CDS encoding 1-aminocyclopropane-1-carboxylate deaminase, with the translated sequence MLEKFARYPLTFGPTAIEKLDRLSKHLGGKVELYAKREDCNSGLAFGGNKLRKLEYIIPDAIASNADTLVSIGGVQSNHTRMVAAVAAKIGMKCRLVQESWVPHEDAVYDRVGNILLSRVMGADVRLVDEGFDIGIRQSWEQAIEEVKAAGGKPYAIPAGASVHKYGGLGYVGFAEEVRAQERQLGVKFDYIIVCTVTGSTHAGMLVGFAADGRARNVIGIDGSFTPAQTKAQVLSIAQNTAKLVELGRDIVEDDVVLIEDYAYPAYGVPSEETKQAIRLSARLEGMITDPVYEGKSMQGMIDLVQKGFFPAGSKVLYAHLGGAPALNGYAYAFRNG
- a CDS encoding Lrp/AsnC family transcriptional regulator yields the protein MSARLDRIDVKMLRLLQKNGRLSNAELADQVGVSPATCHRRTQALFDEGFLSGVRAMVAPRKVGKGALVMVGVVLDRSTPESFASFEQAVAKLKFVLDCHLVAGDFDYFLKIRVGDMEDFNRIHGDQLIALPGVRQTRTFFVMKEVVDNAELEF